The following are from one region of the Deltaproteobacteria bacterium HGW-Deltaproteobacteria-6 genome:
- a CDS encoding 50S ribosomal protein L25 — protein MEITDLAAQVRKEQKKGPARRLRQQGFVPAIFYGGSTENIQLAVKSIDLLKLRKEKKVHSFIKLIIDDGGKKLEKLSLIKELQIQPLTGKMFHADFYEVDMKKKLEFDVTLNFTGKSIGVENGGELQHIKREVKVLCLPADLPDHIDVDITAIDIGHSIKVKDIKIPDGLIHLDPPDAAVVSVAAVKVVKIEAAEAVAAEGAAAAEPAKEEKKEKEK, from the coding sequence ATGGAAATAACCGATTTAGCGGCACAGGTCCGTAAAGAACAGAAAAAAGGTCCAGCCCGCCGATTGCGGCAGCAAGGATTTGTGCCGGCTATTTTTTACGGCGGATCTACAGAAAACATTCAGCTGGCCGTAAAGAGCATTGATCTGCTGAAGCTGCGCAAAGAGAAGAAAGTTCACTCCTTCATCAAGCTGATTATTGATGACGGTGGCAAGAAACTGGAAAAACTTTCTTTGATTAAGGAATTGCAGATTCAGCCCTTGACCGGCAAGATGTTTCACGCTGATTTCTACGAAGTGGATATGAAAAAGAAGCTGGAATTTGACGTTACTCTGAATTTTACGGGTAAATCCATCGGCGTGGAAAACGGCGGAGAACTCCAGCATATCAAACGCGAAGTGAAGGTTTTGTGTCTACCGGCGGATCTGCCTGATCATATTGATGTGGATATTACAGCCATTGATATTGGTCATTCCATTAAAGTCAAAGACATCAAGATTCCTGATGGTCTGATCCATCTGGATCCTCCGGATGCCGCTGTTGTATCAGTTGCCGCAGTCAAAGTCGTTAAGATAGAAGCTGCTGAAGCAGTTGCGGCGGAAGGTGCAGCTGCTGCTGAACCCGCAAAAGAAGAGAAGAAAGAAAAGGAAAAGTAA
- a CDS encoding sodium-translocating pyrophosphatase: MFKEKRSIWTFLLSTLMTLLMAGTAFASEADIKLPDLTQVSFLGGQLSGMMILNVGLLICVIGLAFGIMQYVQTKNLPAHQAMLDVSQTIWETCKTYLFQQGKFLIGLWILIAICMIYYFGALSHMPAGNIIIILICSILGILGSYSVAWFGIRINTVANSRAAFSSLSGNPMNIVNICLRSGMSVGLLLVSIELFFMIMILGYIPKELVGPSFIGFAIGESLGASALRICGGIFTKIADIGSDLMKIVFHLPEDDPKNPGVIADCTGDNAGDSVGPTADGFETYGVTGVALITFLALALAGNPEMGGKLIIWIFAMRILMILTSLLSYFVNDGICKAAFAGKKEFNFEHPLTYLVWITSIVSIVVTFVASYVLLGSGLDPKYAELWWALSVIISCGTIAGALIPEFTKIFTSTSSRHCEEVVNASKQGGPSLNILSGLVAGNFSAFWLGLVIAFLMFVSYMVSKNPSVMALMPPAFAFAAPVFAFGLVAFGFLGMGPVTIAVDSFGPVSDNAQSIYELSLIESRKDAAEVVKKAYGIAPDFELAKHYLESGDGAGNTFKATAKPVLIGTAVVGATTMVFGIIILLEGLFGNVIAKLSLVQPEIILGLIMGGAVIYWFCGASIQAVTTGSYQAVVFIKKNINLDKAEASIEDSKKVVQICTQYAQKGMINIFIVIFFMCLALAFFNPYFFIGYLIGIAFFGLFQAIFMANAGGCWDNAKKIVEVDLKMKNTPLHEASVVGDTVGDPFKDTSSVSLNPVIKFTTLFGLLATEIAVTMKDQNLKYGVAVVCFAIALIFVYRSFYGMRIASEKLGE; the protein is encoded by the coding sequence ATGTTTAAAGAAAAAAGAAGTATTTGGACATTTTTACTGAGCACCTTGATGACGCTGCTCATGGCTGGCACGGCGTTTGCCAGTGAGGCGGACATCAAGTTGCCGGATCTGACTCAGGTCAGTTTTTTGGGCGGCCAGCTTTCCGGCATGATGATTTTAAATGTCGGCCTGCTCATCTGTGTCATTGGTCTGGCATTCGGTATTATGCAGTATGTGCAAACCAAGAATCTGCCGGCTCACCAGGCTATGCTCGATGTTTCCCAGACCATTTGGGAAACCTGCAAGACCTATTTGTTCCAGCAGGGTAAATTCCTTATCGGTTTATGGATCCTGATCGCCATTTGTATGATTTACTACTTTGGCGCTCTGTCCCACATGCCCGCGGGAAACATCATAATCATTCTGATTTGCTCGATTCTGGGTATCCTGGGATCTTACTCGGTGGCCTGGTTCGGTATCCGCATCAACACCGTGGCCAACTCCCGCGCCGCCTTCTCTTCCTTAAGCGGCAATCCCATGAATATCGTGAACATCTGTCTGCGTTCCGGCATGAGCGTCGGCCTTCTTCTGGTCAGCATTGAACTTTTCTTCATGATCATGATCCTCGGCTATATTCCCAAAGAATTGGTCGGCCCAAGCTTCATTGGTTTTGCTATCGGTGAATCTCTAGGCGCTTCCGCTCTGCGTATCTGCGGTGGTATCTTCACCAAGATTGCCGACATCGGTTCCGACCTGATGAAAATCGTCTTCCATCTTCCCGAAGACGACCCGAAAAACCCGGGTGTTATCGCCGACTGTACGGGCGACAACGCGGGTGACAGCGTCGGCCCCACGGCAGACGGTTTTGAAACCTACGGTGTAACCGGTGTTGCTCTGATCACGTTCCTGGCGCTGGCTCTGGCCGGCAATCCTGAAATGGGCGGCAAACTCATCATCTGGATCTTCGCCATGAGAATCCTCATGATCCTCACGTCTCTGCTTTCCTATTTCGTCAACGACGGTATTTGCAAGGCTGCATTTGCCGGTAAAAAAGAATTTAATTTTGAGCATCCCTTAACCTATCTGGTTTGGATCACCTCGATCGTTTCTATCGTTGTTACTTTCGTGGCCAGTTATGTTCTGCTGGGTTCCGGTCTTGATCCCAAGTACGCTGAATTGTGGTGGGCCCTCTCCGTGATCATCAGCTGCGGAACCATCGCCGGTGCATTGATTCCGGAATTCACCAAAATATTCACCAGCACCTCGTCCCGTCACTGCGAAGAAGTTGTTAATGCTTCCAAACAGGGCGGTCCGTCGCTGAACATTCTGTCCGGCCTGGTTGCCGGTAACTTCTCCGCTTTCTGGCTCGGCCTGGTTATCGCGTTCTTAATGTTCGTTTCTTACATGGTATCAAAAAACCCCTCCGTCATGGCTTTGATGCCGCCCGCATTCGCTTTTGCGGCGCCGGTGTTTGCCTTCGGTCTGGTCGCCTTCGGTTTCCTGGGCATGGGCCCCGTTACCATCGCGGTGGACAGCTTCGGACCGGTTTCCGACAATGCACAGTCCATTTATGAACTGTCGTTGATCGAATCCCGCAAGGATGCTGCAGAAGTAGTTAAGAAAGCATACGGTATTGCACCTGACTTTGAGCTGGCCAAACATTATCTGGAATCCGGCGACGGCGCAGGTAATACCTTCAAAGCAACAGCCAAACCCGTGCTGATCGGCACCGCCGTTGTCGGCGCCACCACCATGGTATTCGGCATCATCATTCTGCTCGAAGGTCTCTTCGGCAATGTTATCGCTAAACTGTCCCTGGTTCAGCCGGAAATCATTCTGGGCCTGATCATGGGCGGCGCGGTCATTTACTGGTTCTGCGGCGCTTCGATTCAGGCCGTCACCACCGGTTCTTATCAGGCCGTTGTGTTCATCAAAAAGAACATCAACCTGGATAAAGCGGAAGCTTCCATTGAAGACTCCAAGAAAGTCGTTCAGATTTGCACCCAGTACGCTCAGAAGGGCATGATCAACATCTTCATCGTGATTTTCTTCATGTGTCTGGCGCTGGCCTTCTTTAACCCCTACTTCTTCATCGGTTATCTGATCGGCATCGCTTTCTTCGGTCTGTTCCAGGCGATCTTCATGGCCAATGCCGGCGGTTGCTGGGATAACGCCAAGAAGATTGTTGAAGTCGACCTCAAAATGAAAAACACCCCGCTGCATGAAGCAAGCGTAGTCGGCGACACCGTCGGCGACCCCTTCAAAGATACATCTTCCGTCTCTTTGAACCCGGTTATCAAATTCACGACCCTGTTTGGTCTTTTGGCAACAGAAATTGCCGTCACCATGAAGGATCAGAATTTGAAGTATGGTGTGGCAGTTGTTTGCTTCGCTATCGCTCTGATCTTCGTGTATCGTTCTTTCTACGGCATGAGAATCGCCAGCGAAAAACTGGGTGAATAA
- a CDS encoding aminoacyl-tRNA hydrolase, giving the protein MSHLIVGLGNPGKRYEPTRHNIGFMALDALAAQLEIALKQKSFNALWGKGTIAGNNVLLAQPQTFMNLSGTAVRQLQSFFKTEISNLIVIHDDLDLPFGAIRLKAGGGTAGHKGLASIESNLGTSEFIRVRLGIGKPVDKSRIEGYVLEPFRKEEQIVLPELLQRAADASAEIVLNGLQKAIGKYQTKNINFLKKED; this is encoded by the coding sequence ATGTCGCATCTGATTGTAGGCTTGGGTAATCCGGGCAAACGCTACGAGCCGACCCGGCACAACATCGGGTTCATGGCTCTGGATGCACTGGCCGCTCAATTGGAAATAGCATTGAAACAGAAGAGCTTCAATGCATTGTGGGGCAAGGGAACCATCGCCGGGAACAATGTTCTGCTGGCCCAGCCTCAAACATTCATGAATTTGAGTGGTACTGCGGTAAGGCAGTTACAGTCGTTCTTTAAAACTGAAATCAGCAATCTCATCGTTATTCACGATGATCTCGACTTGCCTTTTGGTGCAATCCGACTGAAGGCGGGAGGAGGGACTGCCGGTCATAAAGGGCTGGCATCTATCGAGTCTAACTTGGGAACTTCTGAATTTATCAGGGTGAGACTGGGTATTGGCAAACCAGTTGACAAATCCCGAATTGAGGGTTATGTGTTGGAGCCCTTTCGGAAGGAAGAGCAAATCGTGTTGCCAGAATTGCTTCAGCGGGCAGCCGATGCGAGTGCTGAAATTGTTTTGAACGGTCTGCAGAAAGCCATAGGCAAGTACCAGACAAAAAATATAAATTTTTTAAAGAAGGAGGACTAG
- a CDS encoding phosphoribosylpyrophosphate synthetase, whose protein sequence is MLERIRIFSGNANISLAQKICEKLGVPLGKANVTTFSDGETRVEINENVRGMDVFIIQSTCTPVNVTLMELLIMSDAMKRASADRITAVVPYYGYARQDRKVAPRAPISAKLVADLITTAGAQRLLSMDLHAGQIQGFFNIPVDNLFATPVLIDYMKKNYEDNVVVVSPDTGGVERARAFGKRLGASLAIIDKRREGPNEAQVMNIIGNIKGKRVIILDDMVDTAGTVVQAANALTDAGALEVSVCCTHPVLSGPAIDRIESSNIKEFVVTDTIPLSERASNCNRIKILSVSGLLSEAVRRIYYNDSVSSLFI, encoded by the coding sequence ATGCTAGAAAGAATTAGGATTTTTTCCGGTAACGCCAATATATCACTGGCGCAGAAAATATGCGAAAAATTGGGCGTACCCTTGGGAAAAGCCAACGTTACCACCTTCAGTGATGGAGAAACGCGCGTCGAGATTAATGAAAACGTGCGAGGGATGGATGTTTTCATTATCCAGTCCACCTGCACGCCGGTGAACGTCACCTTAATGGAATTGCTCATCATGAGTGATGCCATGAAAAGGGCCTCGGCCGACCGCATTACCGCCGTCGTTCCTTATTATGGATATGCCAGACAGGATCGAAAAGTTGCTCCCCGCGCACCGATTTCGGCAAAATTAGTAGCGGATCTGATTACCACCGCAGGCGCCCAACGCCTTTTATCCATGGATTTGCATGCCGGCCAGATTCAGGGGTTTTTCAATATCCCTGTGGATAATCTTTTTGCCACACCGGTTTTGATTGATTACATGAAAAAGAATTATGAGGATAATGTAGTGGTTGTATCGCCGGATACCGGCGGCGTGGAAAGAGCCAGAGCATTCGGCAAAAGGTTGGGGGCGTCTCTGGCCATTATCGATAAAAGAAGAGAAGGTCCCAATGAAGCTCAGGTGATGAATATCATTGGTAATATTAAGGGAAAACGCGTCATTATTCTGGATGATATGGTTGATACGGCAGGAACCGTCGTTCAGGCGGCCAATGCTCTGACGGACGCTGGTGCTCTGGAAGTATCGGTTTGCTGTACCCATCCGGTTTTATCGGGTCCGGCGATTGATCGCATTGAAAGCTCCAATATCAAGGAATTTGTTGTAACGGATACGATTCCATTGAGTGAGAGAGCGTCCAATTGTAACAGAATAAAGATATTGTCGGTGTCCGGCCTGTTATCCGAGGCTGTGCGCCGCATATACTATAACGATTCAGTAAGCTCATTATTTATTTAG